One part of the Parabacteroides distasonis ATCC 8503 genome encodes these proteins:
- a CDS encoding Gfo/Idh/MocA family protein, whose protein sequence is MKRKIRMGMVGGGQGSFIGAVHRIAANLDGQIELVCGCFSSRPENSLATGQSLFLPDNRIYASYQEMIEKEATLPEGERMDFVSIVTPNHVHFGPAMMALEHGFHVVLDKPMTYTLDEAKQLRDKVKETGKLFMLTHTYTAYPMVKEARERVRRGDLGKIRRIYVEYPQGWLYNDCADVNKQAAWRVDPNRSGKAGCMGDIGTHAFNLAEYITGLKAVELCGELNTFVPDRLLDDDGAALIRYEGGAKGVLTASQIAVGVENGLNIRVYGEKGGLEWRQEEPNTMIMRWPDRPAEIIRTSNGYMSGIAAHNSRTPGGHPEGYIEAFANLYRNFALALRSILAGEEPAPETLDFPSAEDGVRGMRFIETIVATGSTENKWIKIID, encoded by the coding sequence ATGAAACGAAAAATCAGAATGGGAATGGTCGGTGGAGGACAAGGCTCGTTTATCGGGGCCGTTCATCGTATCGCCGCTAATTTAGACGGACAGATCGAGTTGGTCTGTGGATGCTTCAGTTCTCGCCCGGAGAATTCATTGGCTACCGGACAATCTTTATTTTTACCGGATAATCGTATTTACGCATCTTATCAGGAAATGATAGAGAAAGAGGCCACCCTGCCTGAAGGCGAACGGATGGATTTTGTGTCTATCGTTACCCCGAATCATGTGCATTTCGGTCCGGCCATGATGGCGTTGGAACATGGTTTCCATGTCGTACTGGATAAACCGATGACATATACCTTGGATGAGGCGAAGCAATTACGAGACAAAGTGAAGGAAACCGGAAAATTGTTTATGCTGACTCATACCTATACCGCTTACCCGATGGTGAAGGAGGCTCGGGAAAGGGTACGCAGGGGCGATTTAGGTAAGATACGCCGTATTTATGTGGAATATCCTCAAGGCTGGCTATATAATGACTGCGCTGATGTTAATAAGCAGGCGGCTTGGCGGGTGGATCCCAATCGGTCGGGTAAGGCCGGTTGCATGGGGGATATCGGGACTCATGCGTTTAATCTGGCGGAATATATAACAGGGCTGAAGGCCGTGGAATTATGCGGTGAATTGAATACCTTCGTGCCGGATCGTCTTTTGGATGATGATGGGGCGGCATTGATCCGTTATGAGGGAGGCGCGAAAGGGGTGCTGACCGCTAGTCAGATCGCCGTAGGTGTAGAGAATGGCTTGAATATTCGTGTGTATGGAGAGAAAGGTGGGTTGGAATGGCGTCAAGAAGAACCGAATACGATGATTATGCGTTGGCCGGATCGTCCGGCGGAGATCATCCGTACTTCCAATGGATATATGTCGGGTATCGCCGCTCATAATTCCCGTACGCCGGGCGGGCATCCGGAAGGCTATATAGAGGCATTCGCTAATTTGTATCGGAATTTCGCCTTGGCTTTGCGATCGATTCTGGCTGGTGAGGAACCGGCTCCTGAAACCTTGGATTTCCCTTCCGCCGAAGACGGTGTCCGTGGCATGCGGTTTATCGAGACGATTGTAGCTACCGGATCGACAGAGAATAAATGGATAAAAATAATCGACTAA
- a CDS encoding MBL fold metallo-hydrolase: MISILLFVVLLIGTASIIFYHPAFGHLPRGERLERIKRSPNYRDGKFHNIHLTPTTTMKKGGVQVFWDFFFGKQPDLKPHKSLPTVKTDLLHLDRNEDLVIWFGHSSYLIQNGGKRFLIDPVLTNRFPASLMFQPFKGTDLYKPEDIPDIDFLIITHEHWDHLDYYTVKQLKDRIGTIICGLGVGEYFEYWGFSPEHIVEMDWYDSYRIDNDCQIYCLPARHFSNRLLKNAQTLWASFMIDGKQQIYLSGDGGYDTHFAEIGKRFPQIDLAIMENGQYNEDWRYIHLMPDDLPLAIKDLHPKQVLTVHHSKYALSKHPWYEPLENIHKASKPQSYKLLTPMIGEKILDKVP; encoded by the coding sequence ATGATCTCAATTCTACTATTTGTAGTTTTACTGATAGGGACGGCATCCATTATATTCTACCATCCCGCATTCGGACATTTACCCCGGGGAGAGAGATTGGAGCGAATCAAGCGCTCGCCCAATTACCGGGATGGGAAATTCCATAATATCCATCTTACACCAACTACAACGATGAAAAAAGGAGGGGTACAAGTATTTTGGGACTTCTTCTTTGGAAAACAACCCGATTTAAAACCCCATAAAAGTTTACCGACCGTAAAAACGGATTTACTTCATCTGGACCGAAATGAAGACCTTGTTATTTGGTTTGGTCATTCATCTTATTTGATCCAAAACGGGGGCAAGCGATTTCTGATAGATCCCGTATTAACAAATAGGTTTCCGGCCTCCTTGATGTTTCAGCCATTTAAAGGCACAGATCTCTACAAGCCGGAGGACATCCCTGATATTGATTTCTTGATAATTACCCACGAGCATTGGGATCATTTGGATTATTATACGGTTAAACAACTGAAAGATCGTATAGGAACCATAATCTGCGGACTAGGCGTAGGGGAATATTTTGAATATTGGGGATTCTCTCCGGAACACATCGTGGAAATGGATTGGTATGATAGTTATCGCATTGATAACGACTGCCAAATATACTGCTTGCCCGCCCGTCATTTCTCAAACCGATTATTAAAAAACGCCCAAACGCTATGGGCCTCATTTATGATAGACGGTAAGCAACAAATATATCTATCGGGAGACGGAGGGTACGATACCCATTTTGCGGAGATCGGCAAAAGATTTCCACAAATAGATCTAGCCATCATGGAAAACGGACAATATAATGAAGACTGGCGTTATATACATCTAATGCCTGATGATCTTCCACTCGCTATCAAAGATTTGCACCCCAAACAGGTGCTCACGGTACATCATTCCAAATATGCCTTGAGCAAACATCCTTGGTACGAGCCACTGGAAAATATCCATAAAGCATCAAAACCGCAATCCTATAAACTTCTTACACCCATGATCGGCGAGAAAATACTTGATAAAGTTCCATAA
- a CDS encoding ATP-binding protein codes for MQKTLRIKNDIHELSMMNEFLEEAGEELGLSTAFMMSLNLVMEEAVSNIIFYAYKGDVEDAVDISLVREGGELIVTLIDHGIAFDPTLRKDPDITLSAEDRPIGGLGIFLIKKIMDEVSYQRVDERNVFIMKKKITE; via the coding sequence ATGCAAAAAACATTACGCATTAAGAACGATATTCATGAGCTTTCCATGATGAATGAGTTCTTGGAAGAAGCTGGAGAAGAATTGGGATTAAGCACCGCTTTCATGATGAGCCTGAATCTGGTGATGGAAGAAGCTGTCTCAAATATAATTTTTTATGCGTATAAGGGAGATGTTGAGGATGCCGTAGACATTTCGTTGGTCAGGGAAGGTGGGGAATTGATCGTGACTTTGATAGATCATGGGATTGCTTTCGATCCGACTTTAAGAAAAGACCCTGATATTACTTTATCTGCCGAAGACCGTCCAATCGGAGGGTTGGGTATTTTCTTGATCAAGAAGATTATGGATGAGGTCTCTTATCAGAGAGTAGATGAGCGGAATGTCTTTATCATGAAGAAAAAAATAACCGAATAA
- a CDS encoding STAS domain-containing protein, which translates to MEVVIDQKGEETVIKIKGRLDTNTARECEEKVLPVWENPGVKVCVDCSDLEYVSSAGLRLFLILQKMTTAKKGSLRLIGMRNVVRETFSLTGFNALFKIEDAK; encoded by the coding sequence ATGGAAGTAGTTATTGACCAAAAAGGCGAAGAGACTGTAATTAAGATCAAAGGAAGATTGGATACGAATACGGCTCGCGAATGCGAGGAAAAGGTTTTGCCGGTATGGGAGAATCCGGGAGTAAAAGTATGTGTCGATTGTTCTGATTTGGAATATGTGAGTAGTGCGGGCCTCCGATTGTTTTTAATATTACAAAAAATGACGACTGCCAAGAAAGGGTCTTTACGTTTGATCGGTATGCGGAATGTGGTTCGTGAGACCTTTAGTTTGACGGGATTTAACGCTCTCTTCAAGATAGAAGACGCAAAATAA
- the recO gene encoding DNA repair protein RecO, translating to MLCKTRGIVLHTIPYNDKYSIIYMYTEAFGRASYLVSRSRGKKSTVSKALFIPLSVLEMEVEHLNKRDLHRIKETRICFPLNDVCCDPVKNVLALFLSEVLFRVVKDTEPDPRLFDYLYESIHLLEYADKGIANFHMVFLLGLLHHLGIFPNMESHRVGYYFDMLNGVFTDHIPMHRHYLNKVESAFFSRLLRISFENMSLYGFSRQERARIIHRILEYYRLHLPDFPEIKSLSVMQSLFD from the coding sequence ATGTTGTGTAAAACGAGGGGGATTGTCTTGCATACGATCCCTTACAATGATAAATATTCTATTATATATATGTATACGGAGGCGTTTGGCCGGGCCTCGTATCTGGTTAGTCGTAGCCGAGGGAAGAAAAGCACGGTATCGAAGGCTTTGTTTATACCTTTGTCCGTTCTGGAAATGGAGGTGGAGCACTTGAATAAGCGGGACTTGCACCGGATTAAGGAGACCCGCATTTGTTTTCCGCTGAATGATGTTTGTTGTGATCCGGTTAAGAATGTATTGGCGCTTTTCCTCTCGGAGGTTCTTTTTAGGGTCGTGAAAGATACGGAGCCGGATCCCCGTTTATTTGATTATTTATACGAGTCCATACATCTATTGGAGTATGCGGATAAAGGTATCGCTAATTTTCATATGGTTTTCTTGTTAGGTCTTCTCCACCATCTCGGTATTTTCCCGAATATGGAATCGCATAGGGTGGGATATTATTTCGATATGTTGAATGGGGTGTTTACGGATCATATCCCGATGCATCGGCATTATTTAAATAAGGTGGAGAGCGCTTTCTTTTCCCGTTTGCTGCGTATCAGTTTTGAGAATATGTCGCTTTATGGTTTTTCCCGGCAAGAGCGGGCCCGTATTATTCATCGTATTCTTGAGTATTACCGTCTACATCTCCCGGATTTTCCGGAAATCAAATCGTTATCGGTGATGCAAAGCTTATTTGATTGA